One region of Paucibacter aquatile genomic DNA includes:
- a CDS encoding ABC transporter ATP-binding protein yields MPDSAIFQAQGLHKRFQQGDVQVHALRGIDLRIDAGEFVVIAGPSGSGKSTLLNLLGLLDSPSEGQLLFGGRDVSRLSSSELSVLRRDALGFVFQAYNLMPVLSALENTEMVMEFQGVPAAERRQRSMQLLQQLGLAEQMHRYPDQLSGGQQQRVAVARAIASRPRVVIADEPTANLDSATATALMELMQGLNRDQGVSFVFSSHDPLVIQRARRVILLRDGQLVSDQAQDAVEPGGRAEGREPPRRAASPSPALA; encoded by the coding sequence ATGCCTGATTCCGCCATCTTCCAGGCCCAGGGCCTGCACAAGCGATTCCAGCAAGGCGATGTGCAGGTGCATGCCTTGCGCGGCATCGATCTGCGCATCGATGCCGGCGAGTTCGTCGTGATCGCCGGGCCCTCCGGCTCCGGCAAGTCAACCCTGCTCAATCTGCTGGGCCTGCTGGACTCACCCTCCGAAGGGCAGCTTCTGTTTGGCGGGCGCGATGTCTCGCGCCTGTCCTCGAGCGAGCTGTCCGTGCTGCGCCGGGATGCCCTGGGTTTTGTGTTCCAGGCTTACAACCTGATGCCGGTGCTGAGTGCGCTGGAGAACACCGAGATGGTGATGGAGTTCCAGGGCGTGCCCGCAGCCGAGCGCCGCCAGCGCAGCATGCAGTTGCTGCAGCAGCTGGGTCTGGCCGAGCAGATGCACCGTTATCCCGACCAGCTCAGCGGCGGCCAGCAACAGCGGGTGGCGGTGGCGCGCGCCATTGCCAGCCGGCCGCGGGTGGTGATCGCCGATGAACCCACGGCCAATCTCGACTCGGCCACCGCAACTGCGCTGATGGAGCTGATGCAGGGGCTGAACCGCGATCAGGGCGTGAGCTTTGTGTTCAGCTCCCATGACCCTCTGGTGATCCAGCGCGCACGGCGCGTGATCCTGCTGCGCGATGGCCAGCTGGTCTCCGACCAGGCCCAGGACGCGGTGGAGCCCGGGGGTCGCGCCGAAGGGCGCGAGCCGCCACGGCGCGCGGCCTCGCCCTCGCCCGCACTGGCCTGA
- a CDS encoding PEP/pyruvate-binding domain-containing protein, with protein sequence MKLDSPLDLSPRHGDGSPHANRHPDKRWAWRFSACHHLNAQRLGGKGAQLARLHALGLPVPDGLCIPIEAMDEYAQHNGLDLDRALGSGDAAVWAEMADKLRQGEFPSHAISELALAYEGLGAVAVAVRSSACDEDGHSLSFAGQHSSYLQVQGVPELLQRLRCCWASLFNAAALSYRRQHAQALAGARMGVVIQRMVPATASSCAGVGFARDPLAPELKQMRIEACRGLGEGLVSGRVPSDGYTLALDDLRTLGEDLAHKHSALLWSPEHAQLQVHSLPQDLATAAALDEPARKEVGALLLRCSRLLGQPQDIEWARDEQGQLWLLQSRAITTLQTLAPDEGPQQGQADAALTDTVLWSRMDIGEIFTGRMTPLGISFAKHYQYQVHRACGAGIGLLDLGDPDHYMGYYRGHVYLNVAYTAYLLSQTPPGMDQAPFLHRFSSEEVVLDGYRNPYGQRLGASAWRRLQSTGYWLYKTARELLGAQRRARRMVASRHREYARAQQMDLSRLSRGELNQELQHALAYFKSMHMGYLPFYINAFTLYGALEEMCTSWLPGRGLHLQNRLKGDMSNLRTVESARELWQLTQALQAYPELPALLDRTPAELALSTLAEHAQGQAFLRAEYAAFMRENGVRGHEEMELTHPRWVDDPSYVFQMIKIYMRQGFSVDERLANNDQHRSVDTEALLAELSPGRRWLLRRVSTLYCACSRLREETRMSMITSIWLVRRVLVELCRRLLEQGQLRDMSDMAWMEFADIQAYLEGRLSAEQAFPPAVLEARRRRQQAWLRDGEPPLTFVGPPPVRPATVATVRGDLTGLGTSRGVLRARARVILDLNRQAPELQSGEVIVTHFTDASWTPLFALAGAVVTDVGSMLSHSSIVAREFGIPSVVNTQFATSSIRSGDWLTVDGERGLVAIERQHTLAEETPPCPF encoded by the coding sequence ATGAAACTGGACAGCCCGCTCGATCTGAGCCCCCGCCACGGCGACGGCAGCCCTCACGCCAACCGCCACCCCGACAAGCGCTGGGCTTGGCGCTTCTCCGCCTGCCACCACCTCAACGCCCAGCGACTGGGCGGAAAAGGCGCCCAACTGGCCCGGCTGCATGCCCTGGGTCTGCCCGTGCCCGACGGGCTGTGCATTCCCATCGAAGCCATGGACGAGTACGCCCAGCACAACGGTCTGGATCTGGACCGTGCCCTGGGCAGCGGCGATGCAGCGGTCTGGGCCGAGATGGCGGACAAGCTGCGCCAGGGCGAGTTTCCGAGCCACGCGATCAGCGAACTGGCCCTGGCTTACGAAGGCCTGGGCGCCGTTGCCGTGGCCGTGCGCTCATCGGCCTGTGATGAAGACGGCCACAGCCTGTCCTTCGCGGGCCAGCACAGCAGCTATCTGCAGGTGCAAGGAGTGCCCGAACTCCTGCAACGCCTGCGCTGCTGCTGGGCGTCCTTGTTCAATGCCGCGGCGCTGAGCTACCGGCGCCAACATGCGCAGGCGCTGGCCGGCGCGCGCATGGGGGTGGTGATTCAACGCATGGTGCCGGCCACGGCCAGCAGCTGCGCCGGCGTGGGCTTTGCACGCGATCCGCTGGCACCCGAGCTGAAACAGATGCGCATCGAAGCCTGCCGCGGACTGGGTGAGGGTCTGGTCTCCGGGCGGGTGCCCAGCGATGGCTATACCCTGGCGCTCGACGATCTGCGAACTCTGGGCGAGGACCTGGCTCACAAGCACAGCGCCTTGCTCTGGTCGCCCGAACATGCGCAGCTGCAGGTGCACAGCCTGCCCCAGGATCTGGCCACCGCAGCGGCGCTGGATGAGCCGGCGCGCAAGGAAGTCGGCGCCTTGCTGCTGCGCTGCTCGCGCCTGCTCGGCCAGCCGCAGGACATCGAGTGGGCGCGCGATGAGCAGGGCCAGCTCTGGCTGCTGCAAAGCCGTGCGATCACGACCTTGCAGACACTCGCACCGGACGAGGGGCCACAGCAAGGGCAGGCCGATGCGGCGCTGACCGACACCGTGCTCTGGTCACGCATGGACATCGGCGAGATCTTCACGGGTCGCATGACCCCACTGGGCATCAGCTTCGCCAAGCACTACCAGTACCAGGTGCACCGCGCCTGCGGTGCCGGCATCGGCTTGCTGGATCTCGGCGACCCCGATCACTACATGGGCTACTACCGCGGCCATGTCTACCTCAATGTGGCCTACACCGCCTACCTGCTGTCGCAAACGCCGCCGGGCATGGACCAGGCGCCCTTCCTGCACCGCTTCAGCAGCGAGGAAGTGGTGCTGGACGGCTACCGCAACCCCTACGGCCAGCGCCTGGGCGCGAGCGCGTGGCGCCGCCTGCAGAGCACGGGCTACTGGCTGTACAAAACCGCGCGCGAGCTGCTGGGCGCCCAGCGACGTGCGCGCCGGATGGTGGCCAGCCGCCACCGCGAGTACGCACGCGCACAGCAGATGGACCTGAGCCGGCTCAGTCGGGGCGAGCTGAACCAGGAGCTGCAACATGCCCTGGCCTATTTCAAGTCCATGCACATGGGCTACCTGCCCTTCTACATCAATGCCTTCACCCTTTACGGCGCATTGGAGGAAATGTGCACCAGCTGGCTGCCCGGGCGCGGCCTGCATCTGCAGAACCGGCTCAAGGGCGATATGTCCAATCTGCGCACCGTGGAATCGGCGCGCGAGCTGTGGCAGCTGACCCAGGCCCTGCAGGCCTACCCGGAACTGCCCGCGCTCCTGGATCGCACACCGGCCGAGCTGGCCCTGAGCACCCTGGCCGAGCATGCCCAAGGCCAGGCATTCCTGCGCGCGGAGTACGCCGCCTTCATGCGCGAGAACGGCGTGCGAGGCCACGAAGAAATGGAGCTGACGCACCCGCGCTGGGTCGACGACCCGAGCTATGTCTTCCAGATGATCAAGATCTATATGCGCCAGGGCTTCAGCGTGGATGAGCGCCTGGCCAACAACGATCAACACCGCTCGGTCGACACCGAGGCCTTGCTGGCCGAACTCTCGCCCGGCCGCCGCTGGCTGCTGCGCCGTGTCAGCACCCTGTACTGCGCCTGCAGCCGCCTGCGCGAAGAGACCCGCATGAGCATGATCACCTCGATCTGGCTGGTCCGCCGGGTGCTGGTGGAGCTGTGCCGCCGCCTGCTGGAGCAAGGCCAGTTGCGAGATATGAGCGACATGGCCTGGATGGAGTTCGCCGACATCCAGGCCTATCTCGAGGGGCGCCTGAGCGCCGAGCAAGCCTTTCCCCCTGCCGTGCTGGAGGCGCGCCGGCGTCGCCAACAAGCCTGGCTGCGTGACGGCGAACCTCCACTGACCTTTGTGGGCCCCCCGCCAGTGCGCCCGGCCACCGTGGCCACCGTGCGCGGCGACCTGACCGGCCTGGGCACCTCGCGCGGCGTGTTGCGAGCACGCGCCCGTGTGATCCTGGACCTGAACCGCCAGGCGCCCGAGCTGCAAAGCGGCGAGGTCATCGTCACCCATTTCACCGACGCCTCCTGGACGCCGCTGTTTGCACTGGCCGGTGCGGTGGTCACGGATGTGGGCTCCATGCTCTCGCACAGCTCCATCGTGGCGAGAGAGTTCGGTATCCCCTCGGTGGTGAACACGCAGTTCGCCACCTCCAGCATCCGCAGCGGTGACTGGCTGACCGTCGATGGCGAACGTGGCCTGGTGGCCATTGAACGCCAGCACACCCTCGCAGAGGAGACCCCACCATGCCCGTTCTGA
- a CDS encoding autoinducer binding domain-containing protein: MKVWQEELLRVAHDADCEHMMLQRLGGAARDLGFDYCAYGMRIPRSFSNPKTVMLNNYPARWQQHYAQENYLKIDPTVLHCRQSLQPLVWADAVFVNALKLWRDAQDHGLRHGWAQSSLDAFGVGGMLTLARSEEPLSQRWLDQEEVKLRWLVCVAHQSLSRLLKRRHAPGREAALSTRELEVLKWSADGKTSGEIATILTVSENTVNFHIKNSMAKLRASNKTAAVVQAALLGLLN, translated from the coding sequence ATGAAAGTTTGGCAGGAGGAACTGTTGCGTGTGGCGCATGACGCCGATTGCGAGCACATGATGCTGCAACGGCTGGGTGGTGCTGCGCGTGACCTGGGCTTCGACTATTGCGCCTATGGCATGCGGATCCCTCGTTCCTTCAGCAATCCCAAGACGGTGATGCTGAACAACTATCCGGCCCGCTGGCAACAGCACTATGCGCAGGAGAACTACCTCAAGATCGATCCGACCGTGCTGCATTGTCGGCAAAGCCTGCAGCCTCTGGTCTGGGCTGACGCGGTGTTCGTGAACGCCCTGAAACTCTGGCGTGATGCCCAGGACCATGGCTTGCGTCATGGTTGGGCCCAGTCCAGCCTCGATGCCTTCGGCGTGGGTGGCATGCTGACTCTGGCGCGCAGCGAAGAGCCGCTGTCACAGCGCTGGCTGGACCAGGAGGAAGTCAAGCTGCGCTGGTTGGTCTGCGTCGCGCATCAAAGCCTGTCTCGGCTTTTGAAGCGTCGCCATGCTCCCGGGCGCGAAGCGGCCTTGAGCACACGAGAGCTGGAAGTGCTCAAGTGGAGCGCGGATGGCAAGACATCGGGAGAGATCGCCACCATCCTGACCGTGTCCGAGAACACGGTGAACTTCCACATCAAGAACTCGATGGCCAAGCTGCGCGCCAGCAACAAGACCGCTGCGGTGGTGCAGGCGGCCTTGCTGGGTTTGCTGAACTGA
- a CDS encoding class I SAM-dependent methyltransferase encodes MKLATLKKLIFEKNVLSFLRLGGETQSLYRSAFASAADASGLLSLLHEAPRDSHSIAQALRVGPERHHALLAWLDCGLGVGELALRGGRYHLKGKLSRLLARPRNDVTAAMFAEVTRYHFDAILAAPTRLREGRAYTLDDQDGALIARSSRILEPFVEEAIDWAFAQDPQPPQRVLEVGCGAGHYLSYMLRQWPQMRLSAIDMQAEVVASARAHLKAQGLLERVSLQEAQLFELAPPPAGQGFDLITLHNNFYYFKTDERRALLDHVAGLLAPDGRLLITSSCQGGSPAVAALHLWWTLSDIDAGLPRRDQLLGLLQEAGWRDATHRQLLPGESYYGFLARRPAQAQ; translated from the coding sequence ATGAAACTGGCCACGCTGAAGAAGCTGATCTTTGAGAAAAACGTGCTGTCCTTTCTGCGCCTGGGCGGGGAAACCCAGAGCCTGTACCGCAGCGCCTTCGCCAGCGCTGCCGATGCCTCGGGCCTGCTGAGCCTGCTGCACGAGGCGCCACGCGACAGCCACAGCATCGCGCAAGCCCTGCGCGTGGGGCCGGAGCGCCATCACGCCCTGCTGGCCTGGCTGGACTGCGGCCTGGGCGTGGGCGAGCTGGCCCTGCGCGGCGGCCGCTACCACCTCAAGGGCAAGCTGTCGCGCCTGCTGGCACGGCCGCGCAATGATGTGACCGCCGCCATGTTCGCCGAAGTGACGCGTTATCACTTTGACGCCATTCTTGCTGCACCGACGCGGCTGCGCGAGGGTCGCGCCTACACCCTGGACGATCAGGACGGCGCCTTGATTGCCCGTTCCTCACGCATCCTGGAGCCCTTCGTCGAAGAAGCGATCGACTGGGCATTTGCCCAGGACCCGCAGCCGCCACAACGCGTGCTGGAGGTGGGCTGCGGCGCCGGGCACTACCTGAGCTACATGCTGCGGCAATGGCCGCAGATGCGCTTGAGCGCCATCGACATGCAGGCCGAGGTGGTGGCCAGCGCACGCGCCCACCTCAAGGCGCAAGGCCTGCTGGAGCGCGTGTCGCTGCAAGAGGCGCAGCTCTTCGAGCTGGCGCCGCCGCCGGCCGGGCAGGGCTTTGACCTGATCACCTTGCACAACAACTTCTACTACTTCAAGACGGACGAGCGCCGGGCCTTGCTGGACCATGTGGCCGGTCTGCTCGCCCCTGACGGCCGTCTGTTGATCACCAGCAGCTGCCAAGGTGGCAGCCCGGCGGTGGCCGCCCTGCACCTGTGGTGGACCTTGTCCGACATCGACGCCGGCCTCCCTCGGCGCGACCAGCTGCTGGGCCTGCTGCAAGAAGCCGGCTGGCGGGACGCCACGCACCGCCAGCTGCTGCCCGGCGAAAGCTACTACGGCTTTCTGGCCCGCCGCCCCGCCCAAGCGCAATGA
- a CDS encoding methylated-DNA--[protein]-cysteine S-methyltransferase, giving the protein MIWLHGFDTALGRCGIAWNERGVCGSQLPEATPNLSRDRLRQRFPAGRETDQLPPVIAAAVRAVQRLLSGQLNDDQELLAIVLDDSALPEFQRQVLAQTRLIPLGQTLSYGELAAQLGQPGAARAVGQAEGHNPFAPIVPCHRVLARGSAAGGFSAHGGLHTKLALLRLEARATADRPGRQAELPF; this is encoded by the coding sequence ATGATCTGGCTGCATGGCTTCGACACCGCCCTGGGCCGTTGCGGCATTGCCTGGAATGAGCGCGGGGTCTGTGGCAGCCAGCTGCCCGAAGCCACGCCCAATCTGAGCCGCGACCGTCTGCGCCAGCGTTTTCCTGCCGGGCGTGAGACCGATCAACTGCCGCCCGTGATCGCCGCGGCCGTGCGGGCGGTGCAGCGCCTGCTGTCGGGTCAGCTGAATGACGATCAGGAGTTGTTGGCCATCGTGCTGGATGACAGCGCGCTGCCCGAGTTCCAGCGCCAAGTGCTCGCGCAGACGCGCCTGATCCCGCTGGGCCAGACCTTGAGCTATGGCGAACTGGCTGCGCAGCTGGGCCAGCCCGGTGCCGCGCGCGCCGTGGGGCAGGCCGAGGGCCACAACCCTTTTGCGCCCATCGTTCCCTGCCACCGCGTCCTGGCCCGTGGCAGTGCTGCCGGCGGTTTTTCGGCCCATGGGGGCTTGCATACCAAGCTGGCGCTTCTGCGCCTGGAGGCTAGAGCCACCGCCGATCGTCCCGGTCGGCAGGCCGAGCTGCCGTTCTAG
- a CDS encoding acyl-CoA dehydrogenase family protein, whose translation MHAESLKLAAQWEQELGDPRQSDALLCFADTLREDEAEVFPQTSLEQLRRLGLFDQLVPSRLGGQLQEPERILTLSRILSRRDLSTVIAFGQTLLGSLPIWLAGSPAQQAAHARSLRAGGLACLALTERAHGSDILSTEFRVEAEADGQHLRIQGEKWLINNGSRGASATVLACQHHADGRKELVLLRLSRPEPDADPSWHSLPKNATHGIRGADISGFALQDHRCLAADVSLPRQEPALNLVLKTLQISRILCAGFSLGATDTLLRLTLEFASQRQLYGKTVTQIPAARAKLAHSYARLLCNDLLAQACTRAIARLPAELSVLSPICKYQLPVSCEAVARELAQVLGARHYLRSQDALGMFQKMARDLQVVSLFDGSTQVNLGLLAAQLRQLQPTLLQCWQEGSSAREALLEDARALLRSEAAACDWPDSKDLRLSSQGQDRLMQAYLVWRREPGACEGAVSEEGAVASALHALDQRLQQCLSEIEQHFWVQRLPVDSCAAQQLAVDYARLWSACALALAWSFAQESSSTVAAPQLDSDLLLEGLRQTLPDLRIPACEARDQRLLEAALSCVKQRRLFSLSPLPAAW comes from the coding sequence ATGCATGCTGAGAGCCTGAAGCTGGCAGCGCAGTGGGAGCAAGAACTGGGCGATCCACGGCAGAGCGATGCGCTGCTGTGCTTTGCCGACACCTTGCGGGAGGATGAGGCCGAAGTCTTCCCCCAAACCAGCCTGGAACAGCTGCGGCGCCTGGGTCTGTTCGATCAACTGGTGCCAAGCCGTCTGGGCGGTCAGCTCCAGGAACCCGAGCGCATCCTGACCTTGTCCCGCATCCTGTCGCGCCGCGACCTGAGCACCGTGATCGCCTTCGGCCAGACCTTGCTCGGTTCCTTGCCAATCTGGCTGGCGGGCAGCCCCGCCCAGCAAGCGGCCCATGCACGCAGCCTCAGGGCCGGTGGGCTGGCTTGCCTGGCCCTGACCGAGCGAGCCCATGGCAGCGACATCCTCTCGACCGAGTTCCGCGTCGAAGCCGAGGCGGATGGGCAGCACCTGCGCATCCAGGGCGAAAAATGGCTGATCAACAACGGCAGCCGCGGCGCTTCTGCCACGGTGCTGGCCTGCCAGCACCACGCGGACGGTCGCAAGGAGCTGGTGCTGCTGCGCCTGAGCCGCCCCGAGCCTGATGCCGACCCCAGCTGGCACAGCCTGCCCAAGAACGCCACGCATGGCATCCGTGGGGCCGACATCAGCGGCTTTGCATTGCAGGACCACCGTTGCCTGGCCGCCGATGTCAGCCTGCCGCGCCAGGAACCGGCCCTGAACCTGGTGCTCAAGACCTTGCAGATCTCGCGCATCCTGTGCGCAGGCTTTTCGCTGGGCGCCACCGACACCTTGCTGCGTCTCACCCTGGAGTTTGCGAGCCAGCGGCAGCTCTACGGCAAGACCGTCACGCAGATTCCCGCCGCCCGAGCCAAGCTGGCCCACAGCTACGCGCGCTTGCTGTGCAATGATCTGCTGGCCCAGGCCTGCACGCGAGCGATCGCTCGTCTACCCGCTGAATTGAGCGTTCTGTCGCCCATCTGCAAATACCAGCTTCCCGTCAGCTGCGAAGCGGTGGCCCGCGAACTGGCCCAGGTGCTGGGCGCCCGGCACTACCTGCGCAGCCAGGATGCGCTGGGCATGTTTCAAAAGATGGCGCGCGATCTGCAGGTGGTCAGCCTGTTTGACGGCAGCACGCAGGTCAATCTGGGCCTGCTCGCCGCCCAGCTGCGCCAATTGCAACCCACCCTGCTGCAATGCTGGCAAGAAGGCTCAAGCGCCCGCGAAGCGCTGCTTGAGGATGCGCGCGCCTTGTTGCGCAGCGAGGCCGCGGCCTGCGACTGGCCGGACAGCAAGGACCTGCGCCTGAGCAGCCAGGGCCAGGACCGTCTGATGCAGGCCTACCTGGTTTGGCGCCGCGAACCCGGTGCTTGTGAGGGCGCGGTCTCCGAGGAAGGCGCCGTGGCGTCCGCCTTGCACGCCCTCGACCAGCGGCTGCAGCAATGCCTGAGCGAGATCGAACAGCATTTCTGGGTGCAGCGCCTGCCCGTGGACAGCTGCGCAGCGCAGCAACTGGCCGTGGACTACGCCCGTCTCTGGTCCGCTTGTGCGCTGGCCCTGGCCTGGTCATTCGCTCAGGAGTCCTCATCCACCGTGGCTGCACCACAGCTGGACAGCGATCTGCTGCTCGAAGGCTTGCGCCAGACCTTGCCCGACTTGCGCATCCCCGCCTGCGAAGCCCGCGATCAACGCCTGCTCGAAGCTGCCTTGTCTTGCGTGAAACAGCGCCGCCTGTTCTCGCTCTCGCCGCTGCCGGCTGCCTGGTAA
- a CDS encoding 4'-phosphopantetheinyl transferase family protein: protein MNALNAWPESPTWPAAASEPQRDTPTSCELLLHALPEPPDAAWLAARLHPQELQRWRGMAWPKRRREWLAGRLCAKSALRPWLSASEAAPDRLLIGCDALSRPCLPGSPLHLSISHSRRRAMAAADSAPLGLDTELHEAVRAQSLEMLISADESALTAQQLGLSIHEARTVVWCLKEARFKCQGRGSFVSLAQGWRLEGWSSDAQPRWRRQSAWPPAPAGRHWHVRLHINEHEACALVHTRPGAAPFEESRHAC, encoded by the coding sequence TTGAACGCCTTGAACGCCTGGCCTGAATCGCCGACGTGGCCGGCAGCAGCAAGCGAGCCGCAGCGGGACACGCCGACGAGCTGCGAGCTGCTGCTGCATGCGCTGCCCGAGCCGCCCGATGCTGCATGGCTGGCCGCCCGACTGCATCCGCAGGAGCTGCAACGCTGGCGCGGCATGGCCTGGCCCAAGCGTCGGCGCGAATGGCTGGCAGGCCGCTTGTGTGCCAAATCTGCCCTGCGCCCCTGGTTGAGCGCCTCGGAGGCCGCACCAGACCGCCTGCTGATTGGCTGCGATGCGCTGTCGCGCCCTTGTCTGCCGGGCAGCCCGCTGCACCTGAGCATCAGCCACAGCCGCCGCCGGGCCATGGCCGCGGCCGACTCCGCGCCGCTGGGACTGGACACCGAACTGCACGAGGCCGTGCGCGCCCAGTCTCTGGAGATGCTCATCTCCGCGGACGAAAGCGCGCTCACGGCACAGCAGCTGGGCCTGAGCATCCACGAAGCCCGCACCGTGGTGTGGTGTCTCAAGGAGGCACGATTCAAATGCCAGGGCCGGGGCAGCTTTGTGAGCCTGGCCCAGGGCTGGCGGCTGGAGGGCTGGAGCAGCGACGCCCAACCGCGCTGGCGCCGCCAGTCGGCCTGGCCGCCGGCCCCGGCCGGGCGCCACTGGCACGTCCGATTGCACATCAACGAACACGAAGCCTGCGCCCTGGTCCACACCCGGCCTGGTGCAGCGCCGTTTGAGGAGAGCCGCCATGCATGCTGA
- a CDS encoding RedY protein: MPVLIDRIRLRSIDHRAAFIQWVQEVDYAACQDLPSVQRFRVFACPGGDGLDFFEIVEISSLDAFAADTSSPLFQSLVARFVQLAELGEQFSGDLLEPGFERLERLA; this comes from the coding sequence ATGCCCGTTCTGATCGACCGCATTCGCCTGAGGTCCATCGACCACCGCGCCGCCTTCATCCAATGGGTGCAGGAGGTGGACTACGCCGCCTGCCAGGATCTGCCCAGCGTGCAACGCTTTCGGGTGTTTGCCTGCCCCGGCGGTGACGGCCTGGATTTCTTCGAGATCGTGGAGATCAGCAGCCTCGATGCGTTCGCGGCCGACACCTCCAGCCCCCTGTTCCAGAGCCTGGTCGCGCGCTTCGTGCAGCTGGCCGAGCTGGGCGAACAGTTCTCGGGCGATTTGCTGGAGCCGGGATTTGAACGCCTTGAACGCCTGGCCTGA
- a CDS encoding ABC transporter permease: protein MLAHRLALRNLLRHRRRSGFTAAIIVITMALLTCFQGLSDGGHQAMIQVGVRMGLGHLILSQQGHAQDPSLERLISAGPQALALVRASAGPLAQSAVPRLRFSAMAQAGAQQIAVTASGVDPALELPVSGIADARAIVQGQPLPAESATEDGRSASGQAGLPPLVLGERLAKALDVRIGDRVTLTVKPLGGGEFARAAFQLHGIFRTGIQELDAFWVELPLPQAQTLSRSGQGISHLALYLQDERQLAALQERLQPVLQARGWEAQTWTEAAPELNSAVAMDAAGMALLMVIVVVVVVAGILNTVIMSVLKRHREFGVMLALGSSPGLIVRVVLLESLYLAGASLALGLMLGLAAHAHFATEGLNFREVFGTGLEAGGVLLPERFYSLLNPLKLAGVAALILVLTLLVSLMPAVKSGRLKPIEAIQHHA, encoded by the coding sequence ATGCTTGCCCACCGTTTGGCCCTGCGCAATCTCTTGCGCCACCGCCGCCGCAGCGGTTTCACCGCTGCCATCATCGTCATCACCATGGCCCTGCTGACCTGCTTCCAGGGCCTCTCCGACGGTGGCCACCAGGCCATGATCCAGGTCGGCGTGCGCATGGGCCTGGGTCATTTGATCCTGTCCCAGCAAGGCCATGCCCAGGACCCCAGCCTGGAGCGGCTGATCAGCGCCGGGCCGCAGGCCCTGGCTCTGGTGCGCGCCAGTGCCGGCCCGCTGGCCCAGAGCGCCGTGCCGCGCCTGCGCTTCTCGGCCATGGCTCAGGCCGGGGCGCAGCAGATCGCGGTCACCGCCTCCGGGGTGGACCCGGCGCTGGAGCTGCCGGTCTCCGGCATCGCCGATGCCCGCGCCATCGTGCAAGGCCAGCCCTTGCCCGCGGAAAGCGCCACGGAAGACGGCCGCTCTGCGTCCGGGCAAGCCGGCCTGCCGCCCTTGGTGCTGGGTGAGCGCCTGGCCAAAGCCCTGGACGTGCGCATCGGCGATCGTGTGACGCTGACGGTCAAGCCCCTGGGTGGCGGCGAATTTGCCCGCGCTGCGTTCCAGTTGCACGGCATCTTCCGCACCGGCATTCAGGAACTCGATGCCTTCTGGGTGGAGCTGCCCTTGCCGCAGGCGCAAACCCTGAGCCGCAGCGGCCAGGGCATCAGCCATCTGGCGCTCTACCTCCAGGATGAGCGCCAGCTTGCAGCCCTGCAAGAGCGACTTCAGCCGGTGCTGCAAGCGCGCGGCTGGGAGGCACAGACCTGGACCGAAGCGGCGCCGGAGCTGAACTCGGCCGTGGCCATGGATGCGGCCGGCATGGCCCTGCTGATGGTGATCGTGGTCGTGGTCGTGGTGGCGGGCATCCTCAACACCGTGATCATGTCCGTGCTCAAGCGGCACCGGGAATTCGGCGTGATGCTGGCCCTGGGCAGCAGCCCGGGCCTGATCGTGCGCGTGGTGCTGCTGGAATCCCTGTACCTGGCCGGCGCGAGCCTGGCCTTGGGCCTGATGCTCGGCCTGGCCGCCCATGCCCATTTCGCCACCGAGGGCTTGAACTTCCGCGAGGTCTTCGGCACCGGCCTGGAGGCCGGCGGCGTGCTCTTGCCCGAGCGATTTTACTCCCTGCTCAACCCCTTGAAGCTGGCCGGCGTGGCCGCCCTGATCCTGGTCCTGACCCTGCTGGTCAGCCTCATGCCGGCCGTCAAGTCCGGACGTCTCAAACCCATCGAAGCGATCCAACACCATGCCTGA